From Pseudanabaena sp. PCC 6802, one genomic window encodes:
- a CDS encoding tetratricopeptide repeat protein: protein MRQTTNSIKKSSQFYCLALSAAISTAAILVYSGGFVQAKMSQDRQLERSQPILLAQTQSQALTIQGALLFERNRFQEALAAFKQATQLDPELAEAWYGQGRALARLKRPQEALVAYAKSIQLKPEFVDSWDGLIGTLYSLKHYQELLAFSDEVLKLKSDFPYAWIGRGTALYGLQRYQEALVAANKAIQLQPDLAPAWSGRGNIHLRLKRPQEALADFDKSIQLNPESFDGWYYRGYVLDELKRYEEALQAYDRALRIATANIVSMPWHNKGITLNNLKRYQEAISAFDKAIQLNDYFSEFVNLTIADSWYGRGVALFALKRYQEAVASFDRAIAERSDFADAIKARSVAQRWLR from the coding sequence ATGCGTCAAACTACAAACTCTATAAAGAAATCCTCTCAGTTTTATTGCCTGGCCCTGTCAGCCGCGATCTCCACTGCTGCAATTTTGGTCTATTCTGGTGGCTTCGTTCAAGCAAAGATGAGCCAGGATAGACAACTAGAGCGATCGCAGCCAATTCTATTAGCTCAAACCCAATCCCAAGCTCTAACTATACAAGGGGCGCTATTATTCGAGCGCAATCGCTTTCAAGAAGCGCTAGCGGCTTTTAAACAGGCAACCCAACTCGATCCCGAATTGGCAGAAGCCTGGTACGGCCAGGGGCGAGCGCTGGCTCGTCTCAAACGCCCCCAGGAGGCTCTGGTCGCCTATGCGAAGTCGATTCAGCTGAAGCCGGAATTTGTGGATTCTTGGGATGGGCTGATCGGCACGTTGTACTCTCTTAAGCACTATCAAGAACTGCTGGCATTTAGCGATGAAGTGTTGAAATTAAAATCTGACTTTCCCTATGCTTGGATTGGTAGAGGTACGGCACTGTATGGCTTGCAGCGCTATCAAGAGGCATTAGTCGCAGCGAATAAAGCCATCCAACTGCAACCCGATTTAGCTCCGGCCTGGAGCGGTCGCGGCAACATACACTTGCGATTAAAGCGCCCGCAGGAGGCACTAGCTGACTTTGATAAATCTATTCAATTAAATCCCGAAAGCTTCGATGGTTGGTACTATCGCGGTTATGTCTTAGACGAACTCAAGCGCTATGAAGAAGCTCTGCAAGCCTACGATCGCGCGCTCAGGATCGCTACTGCCAACATTGTTTCTATGCCTTGGCACAATAAAGGGATTACGCTCAATAATCTAAAGCGCTACCAGGAGGCGATCTCTGCCTTCGATAAAGCCATCCAATTGAATGACTACTTCTCAGAATTTGTCAATCTCACCATAGCTGACTCCTGGTATGGGCGCGGTGTTGCCCTGTTTGCGCTTAAACGCTATCAAGAGGCAGTAGCTTCATTCGATCGAGCGATCGCCGAGCGATCGGATTTTGCCGACGCGATTAAAGCTCGCAGTGTTGCCCAAAGGTGGTTGAGATAA
- the carA gene encoding glutamine-hydrolyzing carbamoyl-phosphate synthase small subunit has product MAKQPAILVLADGTTYKGYGFGASGTAIGEVVFNTGMTGYQEVLTDPSYCQQIVTFTCPELGNTGVTPEDEESDHPQVKGAIARNVTFTPSNWRSRQSLPDYLKAHNIVSIAGVDTRALTRKIRSQGAMNGGISTEILDPQELLDRVLAAPSMQGLNLAKEVTTSTIYEWQEPTPPAWEFIEAPPETSKPLTVVAIDFGIKRNILRRLVSYGCRVIVVPADTTIEKILSYNPDGIFLSNGPGDPAAVTEGIETAKALLNADKPLFGICLGHQILGLSMGGDTFKLKFGHRGLNQPAKNQLPTSDRQVEITSQNHGFAIDGTSLDNSSAQVTHLNLNDRTVAGLEHKSLPIFSVQYHPEASPGPHDADYLFQRFVNSMRAAK; this is encoded by the coding sequence ATGGCGAAGCAACCGGCAATTCTTGTATTGGCTGATGGTACTACATACAAAGGTTATGGCTTTGGCGCGTCTGGAACGGCGATCGGTGAAGTTGTGTTTAATACCGGCATGACAGGCTATCAGGAAGTGTTGACCGATCCGAGCTATTGTCAGCAAATCGTTACATTTACTTGTCCGGAATTGGGCAATACGGGCGTTACCCCTGAAGATGAGGAATCTGACCATCCACAGGTCAAAGGGGCGATCGCGCGCAACGTTACCTTTACCCCTAGCAACTGGCGATCGCGGCAATCCTTACCCGACTATTTAAAAGCACATAATATTGTCAGTATTGCGGGGGTTGATACGCGGGCGCTAACGCGCAAGATCCGCTCTCAGGGTGCGATGAATGGCGGCATTTCCACAGAAATACTCGACCCCCAGGAATTATTAGATCGGGTTTTAGCTGCTCCTTCAATGCAGGGGTTAAATCTGGCTAAGGAAGTGACGACATCGACAATTTATGAGTGGCAGGAACCAACGCCACCAGCATGGGAGTTTATAGAAGCTCCCCCTGAAACTAGCAAACCTCTGACTGTGGTAGCGATCGACTTTGGGATTAAACGCAATATTTTGCGCCGCTTGGTTAGCTATGGTTGTCGCGTCATAGTTGTACCGGCCGATACAACCATTGAGAAAATCCTGTCATACAACCCCGATGGCATATTCCTCTCTAATGGCCCTGGCGATCCTGCTGCGGTAACGGAAGGAATTGAAACCGCAAAAGCCTTACTAAATGCTGATAAACCCTTATTTGGCATTTGTTTAGGCCATCAGATTCTGGGGCTATCTATGGGTGGGGATACGTTTAAGCTCAAGTTCGGACATCGCGGTCTCAATCAACCCGCCAAAAATCAGCTCCCTACTTCCGATCGGCAAGTGGAAATCACCAGTCAAAATCATGGGTTCGCGATCGATGGTACATCTCTAGACAATTCCTCCGCTCAGGTGACGCACCTCAATCTCAACGATCGCACCGTAGCTGGTCTAGAACATAAATCCTTACCGATTTTCTCAGTCCAATACCATCCCGAAGCCAGCCCTGGCCCGCACGATGCTGATTATCTATTCCAGCGCTTTGTAAATTCCATGCGCGCAGCGAAATAG
- a CDS encoding winged helix-turn-helix transcriptional regulator, whose amino-acid sequence MVEPENLSTFVKHSSAIEMAEDIFGCKWSLTILQLVRQGICRPGVMERSVEGLTTKVLNERLRKLTRYKILQRHAYPEIPPRVEYYLTPIGEKFVAIVDKLSELNEELKDEVSGDDITLRDLV is encoded by the coding sequence ATGGTCGAGCCAGAAAATTTGAGTACTTTTGTTAAGCATTCATCTGCGATCGAAATGGCTGAGGATATCTTTGGCTGTAAATGGTCGCTGACAATTCTGCAACTGGTAAGGCAAGGAATCTGTCGACCTGGTGTCATGGAACGTAGTGTGGAAGGATTAACGACCAAGGTTCTAAACGAGCGCTTGCGCAAACTAACGCGCTACAAGATTCTCCAACGCCATGCCTATCCGGAGATCCCACCTCGGGTTGAATATTACTTAACCCCCATTGGTGAAAAGTTTGTTGCTATTGTAGACAAACTTTCTGAACTTAATGAAGAACTCAAAGATGAAGTGAGTGGCGATGATATAACTCTACGGGATCTGGTTTGA
- a CDS encoding HlyD family secretion protein, with amino-acid sequence MKEVNSPQDREVESDSLTLGDRAEANGDRPDKWQDRNFSQSTTQLPEPEWELDRPKRRRFKPIRWLIVLVVLGAIAAGGYLIYQNYTASQNRESRRRARTVKVERVSLPITVSANGTIQPEMLINVSPKTAGRLKQLLVKQGDRVEAGQVLAYMDDSNFRGQLIQAQGQVASAEANLQKLLAGNRQQEIAQAQANLNSDRANLQKEEFTFNQNQKLFNDGAISERELANSRSAYNAAKAKVAQTEQALSLQQAGSRPEDIAQARAQVISAQGSMQVIQAQIEDTVIRAPFSGIVTRKYADPGAFVTPTTSGSTVSSATASSILSLASTNRVIANVAEVNIALVKLGQEVKIQADAYPGESFKGKVIEISPQSTVQQNVTSFEVKVAILSDSKQQLRAGMNVNVDFKVGRLENALVVPTVAIARQAGGTGVFVRKEGEPPVFTTITTGVTVNDKTEVKSGLNGDEKIFISFPEGTRPQSTIPGGIPGLQPRVR; translated from the coding sequence ATGAAAGAAGTAAACTCGCCACAAGATCGAGAAGTCGAGTCGGATTCACTGACACTAGGCGATCGCGCTGAGGCTAACGGCGATCGTCCCGATAAATGGCAAGATCGTAATTTCAGCCAAAGTACTACTCAACTCCCCGAACCGGAATGGGAACTAGATCGACCTAAGCGCCGCCGATTTAAACCAATCCGATGGCTGATTGTGTTGGTGGTGTTGGGGGCGATCGCGGCTGGTGGCTATTTAATTTACCAAAACTATACTGCCAGTCAAAATCGCGAAAGTAGGCGCAGGGCACGCACTGTCAAAGTCGAAAGGGTATCGTTGCCGATTACTGTATCCGCTAACGGCACCATACAGCCGGAAATGCTGATTAATGTCAGCCCTAAAACCGCAGGTCGGCTCAAACAACTGCTGGTCAAACAAGGCGATCGCGTCGAAGCAGGTCAGGTCCTGGCTTACATGGACGACTCCAACTTCAGGGGCCAACTGATCCAGGCGCAAGGACAAGTAGCATCGGCGGAGGCAAACCTGCAAAAACTACTGGCGGGCAATCGCCAGCAAGAAATTGCCCAGGCTCAGGCGAATCTGAATAGCGATCGCGCCAATTTGCAGAAGGAAGAATTTACGTTCAACCAGAACCAGAAGCTCTTTAACGACGGCGCAATTTCCGAAAGGGAACTGGCAAACTCTCGTTCTGCCTATAATGCAGCTAAAGCCAAGGTAGCGCAAACAGAACAAGCCCTATCCCTGCAACAGGCTGGCTCGCGCCCAGAGGATATTGCCCAGGCCAGAGCGCAGGTAATCTCAGCTCAAGGCTCTATGCAAGTAATCCAGGCGCAAATCGAAGATACGGTTATCCGCGCTCCCTTTAGCGGCATTGTGACCCGCAAGTACGCCGATCCAGGTGCCTTCGTTACACCAACTACTTCCGGCAGCACTGTCTCGTCGGCCACAGCGTCATCTATCCTTTCACTTGCCAGTACAAATCGCGTCATCGCTAATGTGGCGGAAGTAAATATTGCACTCGTAAAACTAGGACAGGAAGTGAAGATTCAAGCTGATGCCTATCCAGGAGAGAGCTTTAAAGGCAAAGTCATCGAAATCTCGCCCCAGTCTACCGTGCAGCAGAACGTAACTAGCTTTGAAGTGAAAGTAGCAATTCTCTCGGACTCCAAGCAGCAGTTGCGCGCCGGGATGAATGTCAATGTAGACTTTAAGGTAGGTAGACTGGAAAATGCACTGGTAGTACCTACGGTGGCGATCGCGCGGCAAGCAGGCGGTACGGGCGTATTTGTACGCAAAGAAGGAGAACCGCCCGTATTCACAACAATTACAACTGGCGTGACCGTAAATGATAAAACTGAGGTTAAGTCGGGCTTAAATGGCGATGAAAAAATCTTTATTTCCTTCCCTGAAGGAACCCGACCGCAAAGCACCATCCCTGGCGGCATCCCTGGCCTGCAACCGCGCGTTAGATAG
- a CDS encoding dual specificity protein phosphatase family protein, translating into MEIFQIDRDGKLFISPDIDDWMPIFERNITAIFDLDGGIDLGIPTVPNQMLYIYFQFDDRQELPDLQKLHQTAKFGANLIENGYKVLSHCAMGYNRSALLAGVILTYLGMTGAEAVTLLRQKRQGALFNPVFASYLQTLPSAKQMPKALALAC; encoded by the coding sequence ATGGAGATTTTTCAAATCGATCGAGATGGCAAGCTATTTATCTCACCTGACATTGATGATTGGATGCCAATATTTGAACGCAACATCACAGCTATTTTCGACCTGGATGGAGGTATCGATCTTGGTATCCCTACTGTACCGAATCAAATGCTTTATATTTATTTCCAGTTTGATGACAGGCAAGAATTGCCAGACTTACAAAAATTGCATCAAACCGCAAAATTCGGCGCTAATCTGATTGAAAACGGCTATAAGGTTCTCTCGCATTGCGCGATGGGATACAATCGCTCGGCGCTACTAGCTGGTGTTATTCTCACGTATTTAGGCATGACCGGAGCAGAGGCAGTTACCTTGTTACGCCAAAAGCGGCAAGGCGCTCTCTTCAATCCAGTTTTTGCCTCATACCTGCAAACATTACCTAGTGCCAAGCAGATGCCAAAGGCTTTAGCTTTAGCTTGCTGA
- the cobD gene encoding threonine-phosphate decarboxylase CobD, translating into MEQKHLSSYQPSHGGNVEWAAAIAGCMPSEILDFSASINPLGMPASVRQVLQSPHILAQIHHYPDPNYTRLRQAIANYHQISPDWIMPGNGAAELLTWACRDLAVLDLVRLPVPAFADYLRALRAASANFEKIPLEIGNEMEDRGGSNRQSNRQSIGILLNNPHNPTGRLYQRHQFIPLLEHYDLVVIDEAFMDFLPPSESQSAIDLVEQHPNLVILRSLTKFYALPGLRIGYALAHPDRLRAWQTWRDPWSVNCLAMEAAIAALADREFQSKTWQWLPTARTYLYKQLERIPSISPMTGAANFLLVRSERPVLPLRDRLLSEHRILIRDCQSFPELGDRYFRLSIRTIEEQEKLLQGITLNAT; encoded by the coding sequence ATGGAGCAAAAACACTTGTCGTCATATCAGCCATCTCATGGTGGGAACGTAGAATGGGCAGCCGCGATCGCGGGATGCATGCCCTCGGAGATTCTAGATTTTTCGGCTAGTATCAATCCCCTCGGCATGCCCGCTAGCGTGAGGCAGGTGCTGCAATCTCCCCATATACTCGCACAAATCCATCACTACCCCGATCCAAATTACACCCGCCTTCGCCAGGCGATCGCTAATTATCACCAGATTTCACCCGATTGGATTATGCCAGGTAATGGGGCAGCAGAACTTCTCACCTGGGCATGTCGAGATCTCGCGGTACTGGATCTGGTGAGGCTTCCCGTCCCCGCCTTTGCCGACTATCTTAGAGCTTTGAGGGCAGCGAGTGCTAACTTTGAGAAGATCCCCTTAGAAATAGGAAATGAGATGGAAGATCGGGGAGGTTCCAATCGCCAATCCAATCGCCAATCCATTGGCATTCTTCTGAATAATCCCCATAATCCCACAGGTAGGCTGTATCAACGACATCAGTTTATTCCCCTGTTGGAGCACTATGACCTCGTAGTCATAGACGAGGCATTTATGGACTTTCTGCCACCATCGGAGTCACAGAGCGCGATCGATTTAGTCGAACAACACCCCAATCTCGTCATTTTGCGATCGCTCACCAAATTTTATGCTTTGCCCGGCTTGCGTATTGGTTATGCGCTCGCCCATCCAGATCGCCTGCGCGCTTGGCAAACCTGGCGCGACCCCTGGAGCGTAAATTGTTTGGCAATGGAAGCGGCGATCGCTGCTCTTGCGGATCGGGAATTTCAAAGCAAAACATGGCAGTGGCTGCCAACTGCCAGAACGTATCTTTACAAACAGCTCGAACGCATTCCTAGTATAAGCCCCATGACGGGAGCGGCAAATTTTTTACTAGTACGCTCGGAGCGCCCCGTGTTGCCGTTGCGCGATCGTTTACTGTCCGAACATCGCATCCTCATTCGCGACTGTCAGAGCTTTCCGGAACTGGGCGATCGCTATTTTCGTCTCAGCATCAGAACCATAGAAGAGCAAGAAAAGTTACTGCAAGGCATCACCCTGAATGCGACTTAA
- a CDS encoding SDR family oxidoreductase: protein MNVFLTSATGYIGGAVAEALQAAGHQVIGLARSDESQAKLEAKGMRAHRGSITDPNSFMQVASEADAIIHTASTNGPDTPQSDRMTVEAVLAAFAGTNKTFIYTSGTWIYGNTGDAIATEASPLAPTPIVAFRPAIEQHILAAAQQGIRTIILRNALVYGRGGGVVSSFVKSAKEKGGVQFIGTGENRWQMVNVNDLADLYVLALEKAPAGTVLNAASGEAVKVRDAAAAAMRGAGVAGEPQSWPLEAARQVMGPLADALVLDQQISGARAKELLGWNPQLPSVLEDLERGSYV from the coding sequence ATGAATGTTTTTTTAACAAGTGCGACAGGTTATATTGGTGGTGCAGTGGCAGAGGCGCTGCAAGCAGCAGGACATCAGGTAATTGGCTTAGCCCGTTCCGATGAATCTCAAGCAAAACTAGAGGCAAAGGGCATGCGCGCCCATCGCGGTAGCATTACCGATCCCAATAGTTTTATGCAAGTTGCCAGCGAGGCAGATGCCATAATTCACACGGCTTCAACTAACGGCCCCGATACACCGCAAAGCGATCGCATGACCGTTGAGGCCGTTCTAGCTGCCTTTGCCGGTACCAATAAGACTTTTATCTACACCAGCGGCACCTGGATCTATGGCAATACGGGCGATGCGATCGCGACGGAAGCAAGCCCCCTCGCTCCGACACCCATAGTGGCATTTCGTCCCGCGATCGAGCAGCACATCCTGGCAGCAGCGCAACAGGGGATACGGACGATTATATTGCGCAATGCGCTCGTTTATGGTCGTGGTGGCGGCGTGGTTTCGAGCTTTGTCAAATCAGCCAAAGAGAAAGGCGGGGTGCAATTTATTGGCACGGGAGAAAATCGCTGGCAAATGGTCAACGTCAACGATCTGGCCGATCTGTACGTACTGGCACTGGAGAAAGCCCCTGCCGGAACGGTGTTAAACGCCGCTAGCGGTGAAGCCGTAAAGGTACGCGATGCTGCTGCCGCTGCTATGCGCGGTGCGGGCGTGGCGGGCGAACCGCAATCGTGGCCGTTAGAAGCAGCACGCCAGGTCATGGGGCCGCTTGCAGATGCTTTGGTGCTCGATCAGCAGATTTCAGGAGCCAGGGCAAAGGAGCTATTGGGATGGAATCCCCAATTGCCATCGGTATTGGAGGACTTGGAACGTGGTTCGTATGTCTAA
- a CDS encoding thioredoxin family protein produces the protein MKSKATFYHAGCPVCLSAEQNVARALDPGRYELEIVHLGDRKDKIAEAKARGVQSVPALVLDNQPFHINFGAALSDLE, from the coding sequence ATGAAATCAAAAGCAACCTTCTACCATGCTGGCTGTCCAGTTTGCCTCAGCGCCGAGCAGAATGTGGCTCGTGCCCTCGATCCCGGTCGCTACGAACTAGAGATCGTCCACCTGGGCGATCGCAAGGACAAAATTGCAGAAGCAAAAGCACGAGGGGTTCAATCCGTACCAGCACTGGTACTGGATAACCAGCCTTTTCACATCAACTTTGGCGCGGCTCTTTCCGATCTGGAATAA
- a CDS encoding CTP synthase, which yields MTKFIFVTGGVVSSIGKGIVAASLGRLLKSRNYSVAILKLDPYINVDPGTMSPFQHGEVFVTEDGAETDLDLGHYERFTDTSTSKLSNVTTGAIYQAVINKERRGDYEGGTVQVIPHITNEIKERIRRVASNTSPDIVITEIGGTVGDIESLPFIEAIRQFRKDAGRDNVMYLHVTLVPWIPSAGEMKTKPTQHSVKELQAVGIQPDMLVCRSDRPLPQGIKEKIAEFCNVSPECVITGQDVKTIYEVPLTLEREGLAEQALKLLHLEQRQPDLRSWQTLVERLYRAEHSVEVAIVGKYVRLTDAYLSVIEALRHGAAALNSAINVRWINSEDIETFGAERFLKDASAIVVPGGFGIRGVDGKVAAVKYAREHQIPFLGLCLGMQCAVIEWGRNIAHLEAANSAEFDPETPNPVINLLPEQHDVVNLGGTMRLGLYACRVMPDTLASRLYGDSVIYERHRHRYEFNNAYRNQFLDSGYAIGGTSPDGRLVEMIELPSHPYFIATQFHPEFQSRPSHPHPLFQGLIQAALKFSKQDVPSPIQIQENIGENGSSSKQDDKQLLVS from the coding sequence ATGACTAAGTTTATATTTGTGACTGGCGGAGTCGTTTCTAGCATTGGGAAAGGCATTGTCGCTGCTAGCTTGGGCAGGCTGCTCAAATCGCGCAATTATTCGGTGGCGATTTTAAAGCTCGATCCTTATATCAACGTCGATCCGGGCACAATGAGCCCATTTCAGCACGGTGAGGTATTTGTAACTGAGGATGGTGCCGAAACAGACTTAGATCTAGGTCATTACGAACGGTTTACCGACACCTCTACCTCCAAACTCAGCAATGTCACGACTGGGGCTATTTATCAAGCTGTAATTAATAAAGAACGACGCGGAGATTACGAGGGCGGTACCGTCCAGGTGATTCCTCACATTACCAACGAGATTAAAGAACGAATTCGCCGAGTTGCCAGCAACACTAGCCCCGATATCGTGATTACGGAAATCGGCGGCACGGTTGGGGATATTGAGTCGTTGCCGTTTATTGAAGCAATTCGCCAGTTTCGCAAAGATGCGGGGCGCGACAACGTCATGTACCTGCACGTCACGCTCGTACCCTGGATTCCCTCAGCAGGAGAAATGAAAACCAAGCCCACCCAACACTCGGTCAAGGAGTTGCAAGCAGTGGGGATTCAGCCGGATATGCTGGTGTGTCGCAGCGATCGCCCCCTACCACAAGGCATTAAGGAAAAGATCGCAGAATTCTGTAACGTCTCGCCGGAATGCGTCATCACAGGTCAGGATGTCAAGACAATTTACGAAGTGCCCTTGACTTTGGAGCGCGAAGGCTTAGCAGAGCAAGCCCTCAAACTTTTACATCTCGAACAGCGACAGCCGGATCTGCGCAGTTGGCAAACCTTAGTAGAGCGCCTGTATCGTGCCGAACATTCCGTTGAAGTGGCGATCGTTGGTAAGTACGTCCGCCTCACTGATGCTTATCTCTCAGTAATCGAGGCATTACGTCACGGTGCGGCTGCCCTCAACAGTGCCATCAACGTGCGCTGGATTAATTCGGAAGATATCGAGACATTTGGCGCGGAGCGATTTTTAAAAGATGCCAGCGCGATCGTGGTTCCTGGCGGCTTTGGCATTCGGGGTGTGGATGGCAAAGTGGCAGCAGTGAAGTACGCCCGCGAACATCAGATTCCTTTTTTGGGTTTGTGTTTGGGGATGCAGTGCGCTGTGATCGAGTGGGGGCGTAACATAGCTCACCTTGAAGCTGCCAACAGTGCTGAGTTCGATCCCGAAACTCCCAATCCCGTAATTAACTTGTTACCAGAACAACACGATGTTGTGAATCTGGGCGGTACCATGCGTTTGGGACTTTACGCCTGTAGGGTTATGCCTGACACGCTAGCTAGTCGGCTATACGGCGATTCGGTAATTTACGAACGCCATCGCCACCGCTATGAGTTCAACAATGCCTATCGCAATCAATTCCTAGATTCCGGTTATGCGATCGGCGGCACTTCTCCTGATGGTAGATTAGTGGAGATGATCGAGTTGCCCAGCCATCCCTATTTCATCGCTACCCAATTTCACCCCGAGTTCCAATCTCGTCCCAGCCATCCCCATCCTCTGTTTCAAGGGCTGATTCAAGCAGCGCTCAAATTTAGCAAGCAAGATGTTCCTTCGCCCATCCAGATACAGGAGAACATCGGAGAGAACGGTTCTAGCTCCAAACAAGATGACAAGCAGCTATTAGTCAGCTAG
- a CDS encoding ABC transporter permease — translation MALESLWSNRLRTSLTMLGVIIGIASVIAITSVGQGVQKATEQQIQSLGTNLLNIQSGASRTGGISLGGGSASTLTLDDAKAIATQAPAVQQVAPYLTRQRQAAYGNTNTLTLLNGVDLNFPVVRNLTPQQGRYFTQEEVDTAKSVVVLGSKVCKDLFESPKSADPNCSANPIGQGVRLQGNLYQVIGVMESKGTTGGFDQDDQVYIPLLNMSSRIVGTNALQGISISGFWVKVASEDEMEAAQFQVTNLLRLRHNIYPPQLDDFRITNQADIISTFGNVVGLMTLMVGAIAAISLVVGGIGIANIMLVSVVERTREIGIRKAVGATKSAILSQFLTEAIIVSIVGGGIGIALGIAIAFGAANAFKFPFIISALSVIAGFGLSAIVGLVAGVIPARNAAKLDPIAALRSD, via the coding sequence ATGGCTTTGGAATCTCTATGGAGCAATCGCTTGCGCACCAGCCTGACCATGCTGGGTGTGATTATCGGCATTGCCTCTGTCATTGCCATTACTTCGGTGGGGCAGGGCGTGCAGAAAGCCACCGAACAGCAGATCCAATCTCTCGGCACGAACTTGCTTAATATCCAGTCCGGTGCATCCCGCACGGGAGGGATTAGTCTAGGTGGAGGATCGGCTTCTACACTTACCCTGGATGATGCCAAGGCGATCGCGACCCAAGCCCCTGCCGTACAGCAGGTTGCACCTTATCTGACTCGACAGCGGCAAGCTGCATACGGCAATACGAATACATTAACTTTATTAAATGGCGTGGATTTGAATTTTCCGGTTGTGAGAAATCTCACGCCACAACAGGGAAGATATTTCACTCAAGAGGAAGTGGATACGGCCAAGTCGGTTGTAGTGTTGGGTTCTAAGGTATGCAAGGATTTGTTTGAAAGCCCTAAGTCTGCCGATCCCAATTGCAGTGCTAATCCTATTGGGCAGGGCGTTCGCTTGCAGGGTAATCTTTATCAAGTAATTGGCGTGATGGAGTCCAAGGGCACTACGGGAGGTTTCGATCAAGACGATCAGGTATATATTCCCTTGCTAAATATGTCATCGCGCATTGTCGGCACCAACGCACTCCAGGGTATCTCAATCAGCGGTTTTTGGGTTAAGGTCGCCAGCGAAGATGAGATGGAGGCCGCCCAGTTTCAGGTGACTAATCTGCTGCGCCTGCGTCACAACATCTATCCACCCCAATTAGACGATTTTCGCATCACCAATCAAGCGGATATCATCAGCACGTTTGGCAACGTAGTGGGACTGATGACGCTCATGGTCGGCGCGATCGCGGCGATCTCTCTTGTAGTCGGAGGCATCGGCATTGCCAATATCATGCTGGTATCGGTTGTGGAGCGCACTCGCGAGATTGGCATTCGTAAAGCCGTAGGCGCGACTAAAAGTGCAATTCTCAGTCAATTTCTCACGGAAGCAATTATTGTGTCAATTGTGGGAGGAGGCATCGGCATTGCGCTTGGTATAGCGATCGCCTTTGGTGCTGCCAATGCCTTCAAGTTTCCCTTTATTATCTCCGCGTTATCTGTTATTGCGGGGTTTGGTTTATCGGCGATCGTGGGACTGGTGGCTGGCGTAATTCCAGCCCGCAATGCCGCTAAACTCGATCCGATTGCAGCCCTAAGAAGCGATTAA